A window of Haliscomenobacter hydrossis DSM 1100 contains these coding sequences:
- a CDS encoding CHAT domain-containing protein — protein MPNVIFLAFADENLDSLPALEEEYNRLRELLSPLDAREYIKLVPYGKTSQEQFFNTLNQYTGQLSILHFSGHASGEHIALSDGAGFTAGLATLLSQEPQFKLLVLNGCATRGHVTQMLAAGVPAVIATSAPVGDQQASYFSVAFYRALVNKKTILEAFTFARAELESRFKQSQPLEVRGLGFLDSEDPSDTLLWGLYTATDDPWDALHWRLPYYRDSGLSELLKQDIQQRVTNNQYIVRVLDRMCQVNKDITANYLVKYIDGQAHPVDPSNYLDAVIQNFPWVIGAQIVLLRQKLLARRDRLEQLLSTYFCSSQLLYFILLADCWEQKTRKHWTFEVSPSFAELPRSAAELKHTNFCGRLLALYQWMSQTDLPQGVSFFAPELAEYCVHLADPDHRLFKACQDLQQLYEQHAAGNKFSDWATVCERAEKALTYVLSEMAFLAAYHFLTVRNIFLENAHTKPLEYDLEMGKLNTLAASSLGIYQDASYRRKSNYTNSKSIVLTPSERDLQFALPLTPFLIDANTFLGEPLPYLFLFAYVEDDRYYYYSVNHDFYTAIEGGKGFDLIHTGLSKEDFMEGNNDSSMEEEDNWMDDDFLIADSSTLAAKTRIFTLLEEQHVRFRSDFTPYSKP, from the coding sequence ATGCCCAACGTCATCTTCCTTGCTTTTGCCGACGAAAACCTAGACTCCTTGCCTGCATTGGAGGAAGAATACAATCGCTTGCGCGAATTACTCAGCCCACTAGATGCTCGGGAGTACATCAAATTGGTACCCTATGGCAAAACAAGCCAAGAGCAGTTTTTCAATACACTCAATCAATACACTGGACAACTCAGCATATTGCACTTCAGTGGGCATGCCAGTGGAGAGCACATCGCCTTGTCTGATGGTGCAGGATTTACCGCTGGATTGGCAACTCTTTTGAGTCAGGAACCCCAGTTCAAATTACTGGTGCTCAATGGTTGTGCTACACGTGGGCACGTAACGCAAATGCTGGCTGCGGGAGTTCCTGCGGTAATCGCTACTTCGGCACCAGTTGGTGATCAACAGGCCAGCTATTTTTCCGTCGCATTTTACCGGGCTTTAGTCAACAAAAAGACCATTCTGGAGGCTTTTACTTTTGCCCGAGCTGAGCTGGAATCCCGCTTCAAACAATCCCAGCCTCTGGAAGTACGCGGCTTGGGCTTTCTCGACAGTGAAGACCCTTCAGATACGCTGCTTTGGGGTTTGTACACAGCTACAGATGACCCTTGGGATGCCTTGCACTGGCGTTTGCCATATTACCGTGATTCGGGTTTATCCGAGCTGCTCAAGCAAGACATTCAGCAACGCGTAACCAACAACCAATACATCGTAAGGGTACTTGATCGAATGTGTCAAGTGAACAAAGACATTACGGCCAATTACCTCGTCAAATATATAGACGGGCAAGCGCACCCTGTAGATCCCAGCAACTACCTCGATGCAGTTATCCAAAATTTCCCCTGGGTGATTGGTGCACAAATTGTTTTGTTGCGCCAAAAGCTGCTTGCCCGGCGCGACCGATTGGAGCAGCTGCTAAGCACTTATTTTTGTTCTAGCCAGTTGTTGTACTTCATCCTATTGGCAGATTGTTGGGAACAAAAAACACGCAAACACTGGACATTCGAGGTTTCTCCCTCCTTTGCAGAACTGCCGCGCAGTGCAGCAGAGCTAAAGCATACCAATTTTTGCGGCCGCTTATTGGCGCTTTATCAGTGGATGAGTCAGACTGATTTGCCTCAAGGGGTCTCTTTTTTCGCTCCTGAACTGGCCGAGTATTGTGTACACCTGGCCGATCCAGATCACCGCTTGTTCAAAGCCTGTCAAGACTTACAACAACTGTATGAACAACATGCCGCTGGCAACAAATTTAGTGATTGGGCCACCGTATGCGAACGGGCCGAAAAAGCGCTCACCTATGTTCTGTCTGAAATGGCCTTTTTAGCGGCTTATCATTTTCTCACGGTGCGTAATATTTTTCTTGAAAACGCCCATACCAAACCCCTGGAGTATGATCTAGAAATGGGTAAACTCAATACCCTGGCCGCTTCAAGCCTCGGCATTTATCAAGATGCGAGTTACCGCCGCAAAAGCAATTATACCAATAGCAAGTCGATCGTGTTGACGCCCAGTGAACGCGACCTCCAGTTTGCATTGCCGCTGACGCCATTCCTCATCGATGCCAACACTTTTTTGGGAGAACCATTGCCCTACCTCTTCCTCTTTGCCTATGTCGAAGACGATCGCTATTACTACTATTCCGTCAACCACGATTTTTACACTGCCATTGAGGGGGGTAAAGGTTTCGACCTGATCCATACTGGCCTGAGCAAAGAAGACTTCATGGAAGGCAACAACGATTCCAGCATGGAGGAGGAAGACAACTGGATGGACGATGATTTCCTCATAGCTGATAGCAGCACCCTAGCTGCCAAAACCCGGATATTCACCCTTCTGGAAGAACAGCACGTCCGTTTTCGTTCTGATTTCACACCTTATTCAAAGCCATAA
- a CDS encoding WD40 repeat domain-containing protein, producing the protein MRYELKHDKLAAQIFFRASAAAKARRRAAEIYALYLEIGTQRLLTNEELDYLGQFLALLNPDEHLLSLIDRSRSAIREQEEEEKKQLAAELNEKQLLLDQALNANEEANRERARALRFLKVVVGFVVVAILTSLLASIQTCETRRKSLELVKKNDELNGSRDSLRYAFENEQLIAAELLLEQQEAVAQASRADSLLVVAKSEASRANENASRAQSEKNRAEREATSAIRSSESARRAEAEAVRSADRAERLRIEAEKAEKDAQAARQRAIVFSNAVVALNAALKSQELDDARLQALVARQAYNIVSASPELGLTNHPYIYNALYYAVKDVDPAIRFRFKAHGGSVRDIVFQSNGRRFFTAGSDGRVVQWDIEEWNALGVPSHRSSELPFDGDAVHNTIALSPNEDRLLVGGELGSLQVYNFGNKMIKRYDWPKGKGTEEIFAAGFLNNSGALVGMGRTQAYYFKDENALVQEMPKLNSSVSTFLKTSNGVLPLNAQFVYKELAEFSIEGLVNGRMLSWKGATRQITAQSNYGLLTALAGEQLAGAGLLAFGFQNGQIVLGRMDVANLEINNLVALFKQNQSPIVDLAFSSNARYLAAASLDGRVTLWDLKISESDPTYQPLLLEDHEGWATSICFSPDDRFLLVGTKNGEVAFWNLDPQVYAEHLCAILRLRYLSPRYDEMDTNDWRRFFGNDIKQQKICGGN; encoded by the coding sequence ATGCGCTACGAACTCAAACACGACAAACTTGCCGCCCAGATTTTTTTCCGGGCCAGTGCCGCGGCCAAAGCGCGTCGCCGTGCAGCAGAGATCTATGCGCTATATTTGGAAATTGGTACCCAACGTTTGCTGACCAATGAAGAACTGGACTACCTCGGGCAGTTTTTGGCCTTGTTGAATCCCGATGAGCATTTACTGTCACTCATTGATAGAAGTCGTAGCGCTATTCGCGAGCAAGAGGAAGAAGAAAAAAAACAATTGGCTGCCGAATTGAATGAAAAACAATTGTTGCTAGATCAAGCTTTGAATGCAAACGAGGAAGCAAATCGAGAACGGGCACGAGCCTTGCGCTTTTTAAAGGTTGTTGTTGGTTTTGTGGTAGTAGCCATTCTCACTTCCCTTTTGGCATCCATACAGACCTGTGAAACAAGACGCAAGTCATTAGAACTGGTCAAAAAGAATGACGAACTCAATGGGAGCCGAGATAGTTTGAGGTATGCGTTTGAGAATGAACAGCTCATTGCAGCAGAATTACTTTTAGAACAACAAGAAGCGGTTGCTCAAGCATCCAGGGCGGATTCTTTGCTTGTAGTAGCCAAGTCTGAAGCAAGCCGTGCCAACGAAAATGCCAGCCGTGCACAATCTGAAAAAAACCGCGCTGAACGCGAAGCCACTTCTGCCATCCGCTCCAGTGAATCCGCTCGCCGCGCAGAGGCGGAAGCCGTTCGCTCTGCCGATAGGGCGGAACGCCTGCGCATCGAAGCAGAAAAAGCGGAAAAAGATGCCCAGGCCGCCCGCCAACGCGCCATTGTATTCAGTAACGCCGTAGTAGCACTGAATGCCGCCCTCAAAAGCCAGGAACTCGACGACGCCCGTTTGCAAGCGCTGGTAGCCCGCCAGGCTTACAACATCGTGAGCGCATCCCCTGAATTGGGGTTAACGAATCATCCTTACATCTACAATGCCTTGTACTACGCCGTAAAAGATGTAGACCCTGCTATCCGCTTCCGGTTCAAAGCCCACGGTGGTTCGGTCCGGGATATTGTTTTTCAGTCCAACGGCCGCAGGTTTTTTACCGCCGGGAGTGATGGGAGGGTTGTACAATGGGACATTGAGGAATGGAATGCCTTAGGCGTGCCTTCCCACCGTAGTAGTGAACTTCCCTTTGATGGCGATGCCGTTCACAATACCATCGCACTTAGTCCCAACGAAGATCGTTTGTTGGTAGGTGGAGAATTGGGAAGCCTACAGGTGTACAACTTCGGCAACAAAATGATCAAAAGGTATGACTGGCCCAAAGGGAAAGGAACCGAAGAAATTTTTGCGGCTGGTTTTCTCAACAACAGTGGAGCCTTAGTAGGGATGGGTCGCACGCAGGCCTATTATTTCAAGGATGAAAATGCTCTCGTCCAAGAGATGCCTAAGCTCAATTCTAGCGTCAGTACCTTTTTGAAAACCAGCAATGGGGTTCTTCCTTTGAACGCCCAATTTGTGTATAAGGAATTGGCCGAATTCAGCATTGAAGGCTTGGTCAACGGCCGAATGTTGAGCTGGAAGGGGGCAACCCGCCAAATCACCGCGCAAAGCAATTATGGATTGCTGACGGCCTTGGCTGGAGAACAACTCGCTGGTGCTGGTTTATTGGCTTTTGGTTTCCAGAATGGGCAAATTGTACTGGGCCGTATGGATGTAGCGAATCTGGAGATCAACAATCTGGTTGCTTTGTTCAAACAAAATCAATCGCCCATCGTCGATCTGGCCTTTAGCTCCAATGCACGCTACCTGGCAGCGGCGAGTTTAGATGGTCGGGTAACCCTTTGGGACCTGAAAATTTCTGAAAGTGACCCCACTTACCAACCCTTGTTGCTGGAAGACCACGAAGGCTGGGCTACTTCAATTTGTTTTTCACCAGATGACCGCTTTTTGTTGGTAGGCACCAAAAACGGTGAAGTCGCTTTTTGGAACCTCGACCCGCAGGTATACGCCGAACACCTTTGCGCTATATTGCGCTTGCGCTACCTCAGCCCTCGCTATGACGAAATGGACACGAATGATTGGCGGCGCTTTTTTGGCAACGACATAAAACAACAAAAAATATGTGGAGGAAATTGA
- a CDS encoding DUF4252 domain-containing protein, whose amino-acid sequence MKSAYILFLLCLLPTLVSSQNTIIRRYFKEYATDKRFREYYVSPRLTKIISNSIKKKDPKLKEPQIEWTYQRAVDSNSYNATVGVSTNNTQVELEIKEEDLNRIYRSIGGIHYLTTPHDSAQTFYNLSINKLMDDEAIYEPLVIFKQGQDDVRIFIREENDLVLELVLILSGKQNFLILSLVGKGLNVKEISSIANHMEVAGAEHLAKAGMVANQN is encoded by the coding sequence ATGAAATCAGCATATATTCTATTCTTGCTCTGCCTGCTCCCCACCCTGGTCAGCAGCCAAAACACCATCATCCGCCGTTATTTCAAAGAATACGCCACGGATAAACGCTTCAGGGAATACTACGTCAGCCCCCGGCTAACCAAAATTATTTCGAACTCCATTAAAAAGAAAGACCCCAAACTGAAGGAGCCACAAATCGAATGGACGTACCAAAGAGCGGTTGATTCTAATAGTTACAATGCAACAGTAGGGGTAAGTACAAATAACACCCAGGTAGAACTTGAAATCAAGGAAGAAGACCTCAACCGCATTTACCGCAGCATTGGGGGCATCCACTACCTCACCACGCCGCACGACTCGGCACAGACTTTTTACAATCTCTCCATCAATAAATTGATGGACGATGAAGCCATTTACGAGCCACTGGTGATTTTCAAACAAGGGCAAGATGATGTGCGCATTTTTATCCGCGAAGAAAATGACCTGGTGTTGGAATTGGTGCTCATTTTGAGTGGTAAGCAGAATTTTTTGATCCTGAGTTTAGTGGGCAAAGGATTGAATGTAAAGGAAATCAGCAGCATTGCCAATCATATGGAAGTAGCGGGTGCCGAACATTTGGCTAAAGCTGGAATGGTAGCCAATCAAAACTGA
- a CDS encoding RICIN domain-containing protein codes for MKNHLFKSLWSGLMILLFVYFQTSVSNAQIASGTYTIQTKLVANKNLDVQNANKAQGTRIHLWGTNNGEAQRFIITPSNEAGYYHIKTEWGLCLGVGGSNPNPGAHVVTWACINNLDDQKWKFINTRDGHYNIQSKLGTYIDVKNANTNDGAEIIMNTYFPANGNLAQRWKLQRISTTTIRLQDINESLCPKDVLQGDREFDGHGPKVQCQVDLRTGDEGRAIYADIFIRARETTHDWSTTERRWARKVYDAPAGKRIKSINSDRSSYTEFISGAAGFQLLFPGADVAVAIGQIFEVANIPRVKEILRDQFGINPEDAKKVAEIVKGFVNNGNTVYQIPPVRGSAVRLFQIVGDTGGPDISHDDNCNDDTRIVKIEFNSVIVILE; via the coding sequence ATGAAAAACCATCTGTTTAAATCCCTCTGGTCTGGGTTAATGATTCTTTTGTTTGTATATTTTCAAACCTCAGTTTCAAATGCCCAAATAGCTTCGGGAACTTATACCATACAAACAAAACTAGTGGCGAATAAAAACCTGGATGTTCAGAACGCAAATAAGGCACAGGGTACTAGAATACATTTGTGGGGTACAAATAATGGTGAGGCTCAAAGATTTATAATAACCCCCTCAAATGAAGCGGGCTACTACCACATAAAAACGGAGTGGGGGCTTTGCTTGGGTGTAGGTGGAAGTAATCCTAATCCCGGTGCGCATGTAGTTACTTGGGCCTGTATCAATAATCTGGACGATCAAAAATGGAAATTTATAAATACTCGTGATGGGCATTATAATATTCAGTCTAAGTTGGGAACTTATATTGATGTTAAAAATGCCAATACAAATGACGGTGCGGAAATTATCATGAATACTTATTTCCCTGCCAATGGTAATCTTGCGCAGAGGTGGAAGTTACAAAGAATAAGCACAACAACAATCAGGTTGCAAGACATCAACGAATCGCTTTGCCCCAAAGATGTTTTGCAGGGCGACCGAGAATTTGATGGCCATGGCCCCAAAGTGCAATGCCAGGTAGACCTAAGAACTGGGGATGAAGGTAGAGCCATTTATGCAGATATTTTTATTCGCGCACGTGAAACCACTCATGATTGGTCAACCACTGAACGAAGATGGGCAAGAAAAGTATACGATGCTCCTGCTGGGAAACGGATCAAAAGCATCAACTCTGATAGGAGCAGTTATACCGAATTCATTAGCGGAGCAGCAGGATTTCAACTTCTTTTTCCTGGCGCAGATGTAGCCGTAGCAATTGGACAAATATTCGAAGTAGCCAATATTCCCCGCGTAAAAGAGATATTGAGAGATCAATTTGGCATCAATCCTGAAGATGCCAAAAAGGTAGCAGAAATTGTTAAGGGGTTTGTTAACAATGGCAATACAGTGTACCAAATTCCGCCAGTTAGAGGTAGCGCCGTACGCCTCTTCCAAATAGTTGGTGACACTGGAGGCCCTGATATCAGCCACGATGATAATTGTAACGATGATACCCGAATTGTGAAAATTGAGTTCAACTCCGTAATAGTCATACTGGAGTAG
- a CDS encoding DUF4252 domain-containing protein, with protein sequence MKNTTLSLFTLLLMLACSPKYQDVILAKAGDYKTQPMFKHNYLSPVMIRAIVLQEPLISFSGDYQGGNPFKASSYRRTDQPQRKASNGNQSDEAALDSLSIQKMILSVAGFRSLKLENDEGQAFFQQMQEAIEMDSAYNLLGFVRGELGQTHFFVKVQEFKLKEIVMLSTKANKTSVFTLLGGDVRLDDLEREKDKLLLVQMANRLVRK encoded by the coding sequence ATGAAAAATACTACTCTGAGCCTATTTACATTGCTGCTTATGCTGGCTTGTTCACCCAAATATCAGGATGTGATCTTGGCTAAAGCTGGGGACTACAAAACGCAGCCAATGTTCAAACACAATTACCTCAGTCCGGTTATGATCCGAGCCATTGTGCTCCAGGAACCACTGATTTCCTTTTCGGGGGACTATCAAGGAGGCAATCCTTTTAAGGCGTCGAGCTACCGGCGTACTGACCAACCACAACGCAAGGCAAGCAATGGTAATCAAAGCGACGAAGCAGCACTAGACTCTCTTTCCATACAAAAGATGATCCTGAGTGTGGCTGGCTTTAGAAGTTTGAAATTGGAGAACGATGAAGGTCAGGCATTTTTTCAACAAATGCAAGAAGCTATCGAGATGGACAGCGCTTATAACCTGCTGGGCTTCGTGCGCGGTGAGCTGGGGCAGACCCATTTTTTTGTCAAGGTACAGGAGTTCAAATTGAAGGAGATCGTGATGCTAAGCACCAAGGCCAACAAAACCAGCGTGTTTACCCTCCTTGGCGGGGATGTGCGTTTGGATGACCTGGAGCGCGAGAAGGATAAACTGTTGTTGGTGCAAATGGCCAATCGATTGGTGAGGAAATAA
- a CDS encoding response regulator transcription factor, whose protein sequence is MSTNSTIRIVLADDHELIRDGIKSLLEDIEGIEVVGEAADGVEALREVAKHQPDLLIVDIRMPNKNGIDTVRELNAHGSVHTRALVLSMHDSEDYVLQSIEAGAYGYILKGAAKDEFLKAIRTIYQGEKYFSGDISQIIVNKYLEKLQIPNSAPSLLPPTHVEDTSSDASFQPLFLTKREIQILKLAISGHSNKEIAEQLDKSVRTVEAHRFNLMKKLKAKNLMELSVKAHELKLF, encoded by the coding sequence ATGTCTACCAACTCCACCATCCGCATCGTCCTCGCTGACGACCACGAACTCATCCGCGACGGCATCAAATCCCTGCTCGAAGACATCGAGGGCATTGAAGTAGTGGGCGAAGCCGCCGATGGGGTAGAAGCGCTACGAGAGGTAGCCAAGCATCAGCCCGACTTGTTGATTGTCGACATCCGCATGCCCAACAAAAATGGCATCGATACCGTGCGCGAGCTCAATGCGCATGGCAGTGTCCACACCCGTGCCCTGGTGTTGTCGATGCACGATTCGGAAGACTACGTTCTGCAATCCATCGAGGCCGGGGCTTATGGTTACATCCTCAAAGGTGCCGCCAAGGATGAATTCCTCAAAGCCATTCGGACGATTTACCAGGGCGAAAAGTACTTCAGCGGCGACATTTCCCAAATCATCGTCAACAAATACTTAGAAAAACTTCAAATACCTAATTCTGCTCCCTCTCTGCTACCACCCACCCACGTCGAGGATACTTCCTCCGATGCCTCCTTCCAACCGCTCTTTTTAACCAAACGCGAAATTCAAATCCTCAAACTGGCCATTTCCGGGCACAGCAACAAAGAAATTGCCGAGCAATTGGACAAAAGTGTCCGTACCGTTGAAGCCCACCGCTTCAATTTGATGAAGAAACTCAAGGCCAAAAACCTCATGGAACTCTCCGTAAAAGCCCACGAATTAAAGCTCTTCTGA
- a CDS encoding ATP-binding protein, which translates to MSSTSPFKLLDAYDKGDAASFFGRKREVAQLYNAVFAARLTLLYGASGTGKTSLVQCGLENKFYDTDWLPLFVRRNQEINQSLRQVIATALPENEGRSNLNAIPLEAQIQQLYLHYFKTIYLIFDQFEELFIEGSPAEETRFYEDIRDLLQSDRQVKVLIIMREEWLGHLNAFERVLPTLFDNRLRIERMREQLLWRNVIPGMIRAAGIELWEPRKTVPLIIEQIKDTRDGVDLADLQVYLDRLYQRAAAKQGSSDRQKYFDQNLVQDVGEIKNVLSVFLDEQMTALEENLKEKFQMEDPRNIPLDILYTLVTNEQTKRSLDITAILEQLPPQRGITPEIVQYCLEQMEEMRLLNLTD; encoded by the coding sequence ATGAGCAGCACCTCCCCTTTCAAACTACTGGACGCCTACGACAAAGGCGACGCTGCGAGTTTTTTTGGCCGCAAACGGGAAGTGGCGCAATTGTACAATGCTGTTTTTGCAGCACGGCTTACGCTGCTGTACGGTGCATCGGGAACAGGCAAAACCAGTCTGGTGCAATGTGGCTTGGAAAACAAATTTTATGATACAGACTGGTTGCCGCTCTTCGTGCGACGCAACCAGGAAATCAATCAGTCCCTACGGCAGGTCATTGCTACTGCATTACCAGAGAATGAAGGTCGCTCTAACTTGAATGCAATACCTTTAGAAGCGCAAATACAGCAACTTTATTTACATTATTTCAAAACCATTTACCTCATTTTTGATCAATTTGAGGAATTATTCATCGAAGGATCCCCAGCAGAAGAAACCCGGTTTTACGAGGATATCCGCGATCTTTTGCAATCGGATCGACAAGTAAAAGTACTGATCATCATGCGTGAGGAGTGGTTGGGGCACCTCAACGCCTTTGAGCGGGTGTTACCGACCTTATTCGACAATCGCCTGCGGATTGAACGTATGCGCGAGCAATTGTTGTGGCGCAACGTCATACCAGGAATGATCCGCGCTGCTGGCATTGAGTTATGGGAGCCCCGCAAAACTGTGCCCTTGATCATAGAACAAATCAAAGATACCCGCGATGGTGTTGACCTTGCCGATTTGCAGGTTTACCTCGACCGACTTTACCAACGAGCGGCTGCAAAACAAGGCTCAAGTGATCGCCAAAAGTACTTCGATCAAAACCTGGTACAAGATGTAGGCGAAATCAAAAACGTGCTCTCGGTTTTTCTCGATGAACAAATGACTGCCCTGGAAGAAAATCTAAAGGAAAAATTTCAGATGGAAGACCCTAGAAACATTCCCCTGGACATTTTGTACACCCTGGTCACCAACGAACAGACCAAACGCAGCTTGGACATCACGGCCATCCTGGAGCAACTGCCTCCCCAGCGCGGCATTACCCCTGAAATTGTGCAGTACTGCCTGGAACAAATGGAAGAAATGAGATTGTTGAATTTGACCGATTAA